A DNA window from Setaria viridis chromosome 2, Setaria_viridis_v4.0, whole genome shotgun sequence contains the following coding sequences:
- the LOC117845239 gene encoding NAC transcription factor NAM-B2 isoform X2, which translates to MRSMESTDSSSGSAPPPQQKQTSSAPDLPPGFRFHPTDEELVVHYLKKKAASAPLPVAIIAEVDLYKFDPWELPDKASFGEHEWYFFSPRDRKYPNGARPNRAATSGYWKATGTDKPILASTGNREKVGVKKALVFYRGKPPKGLKTNWIMHEYRLADAASSAAANRPPPGAGGGKATSLRLDDWVLCRIYKKTTKLGAGDQQRSMECEGSVEDAVMAAYPRHAAAAAMAAAAGGGGAHGGNYTSLLHHHEGHEDNFLDGLLTPEDAGGLSAGATSLSHLAAAARAAPSATKQLFVSSSTPFNWLDASALAILPPTKRFHGYSGRDATDGGMSLSSPSERNQLGAVGAGAVDNDTGGGGANAIPTFLTPLGVQAAATYHHHAILGTPVPPEAAAAACSFQHPYQQLSGVNWNP; encoded by the exons TCCCGCCGGGGTTCCGGTTCCACCCGACGGACGAGGAGCTGGTCGTCCACTACctcaagaagaaggccgcctccgcgccgctcccCGTCGCCATCATCGCCGAGGTCGACCTCTACAAGTTCGACCCGTGGGAGCTCCCCG ATAAGGCGAGCTTCGGGGAGCACGAGTGGTACTTCTTCAGCCCAAGGGACCGCAAGTACCCCAACGGAGCGCGGCCGAACCGGGCGGCGACGTCGGGGTACTGGAAGGCCACCGGCACCGACAAGCCCATCCTGGCGTCCACCGGCAACCGCGAGAAGGTCGGCGTGAAGAAGGCGCTCGTGTTCTACCGCGGGAAGCCGCCCAAGGGCCTCAAGACCAACTGGATCATGCACGAGTACCGCCTCGCGGACGCGGCgagttccgccgccgccaaccggccgccgcccggcgccggcggtggcaagGCCACCTCTCTCAGG CTGGACGACTGGGTGTTGTGCCGCATCTACAAGAAGACCACCAAGCTTGGTGCCGGCGATCAGCAGAGGAGCATGGAGTGCGAGGGCTCCGTCGAGGACGCGGTGATGGCCGCGTACCCGCGccacgccgcggcggctgccatggccgccgcagctgggggaggaggggcgcaTGGCGGAAACTACACCTCGCTGCTCCACCATCACGAAGGCCACGAGGATAACTTCCTGGACGGCCTGCTCACCCCagaggacgccggcggcctCTCGGCGGGCGCCACCTCCCTGAGCcatctcgccgcggcggcgagggcggctccGTCTGCCACCAAGCAGCTGTTCGTTTCCTCCTCCACCCCATTCAACTGGCTCGACGCGTCAGCGCTCGCGATCCTTCCCCCGACAAAAAGATTCCATGGGTATAGCGGCAGAGACGCCACCGATGGCGGTATGTCCCTGTCGTCGCCGTCCGAAAGAAATCAGCTGGGTGCTGTTGGGGCCGGTGCCGTCGACAACgacactggcggcggcggcgccaatgCAATCCCTACGTTCCTCACTCCGCTCGGCGTGCAAGCTGCGGCGACCTACCATCACCACGCCATTCTCGGCACACCGGTGCCGCCggaagctgccgccgccgcctgcagttTCCAGCATCCCTACCAGCAGCTCTCCGGGGTGAACTGGAACCCGTGA